The Tolypothrix sp. PCC 7712 region TGACAGTGCAATTTTTGACATTAACTGGAGGGCGATCGCCTCGATAAGCGCGATCGCGACGCTGTAATTCTTGAAATTCATCAGCCGTTACTTGCTCAATCGTCTCAGTGGAGATAGCTAAAGAGTTGACAACATCATAATTCAATACCCGAATACTTCCCGATGTGATTGCACCCATTGCCAATTCTTTGTGCCCAGGTACACCCAGTTTTCTTACTAAGCAGATGTCTAATGGAGCACTAAGTGCCTTTGCTACTTCATATGCTACTGGTACACCACCACGAGGTAAGCCTAAAACCAGCAAATTTGGGCAACCAGTATAGGCTGTTAGTTGTTTACCTAACATCTGACCAGCTTCTAAGCGGTTACGGAATTTTGTAGACATAATTATCACCTCCATAGGGTGAAAGCGATGCATCGTTAAATTCTGTGCAATATACCGAAGATGACCCGATCTACTATTTGCGATATTGCTGACTGCAAAGGCTACCCAATAGAGCTGGTACCAAATTTTTCTAATAATTACTCACAGTACTTATAGACTTTCTATAAACGTCTTTGACTATATTTACTGCTATGGGCTGTTAAATAAGACTGAAACTCCCAGCGCGCTATTAATTTTGGTTACAAACCGCAAAATAATAACTAATATCCTTTGCACATAACTCTATTGTCTCATCCTTCCCAATATATATAGCAGTCCTCAATCATTTGTAAGAATCTATAGAGAACTCCACAGAATGATTGATCCAAAAGCTGTCATTGCGAGCGAAACGGAGTGTAGTGAAGCAATCCCAATATTTTGCGGTTGCTTCATTTCGCTTCCCTTCTCCTGACAGAGACGCTACGCGAACGGGACGCTACGCGAACGCTACATTCGCAATGACAATTGGGCATTTCTTTTTGTGGAGGTCTCATAGATATTTGAAATTTGCTCTCCTTTTCCCGATTACTAATTATTCATGACCCAGTCACCACAAGTGTGCCAGGTTCAAAAGTGGCATAGGTTAATCGGATGGTATAAAAACAGATGGTATTCTAGGTCAAGTTTACAACAGCGGTTTCACCCAGATAATCGCATCCTAAGTAAACGCGAATTTAGTTGCAAAATTGGCTAACTTAACAACCATCATCAGTGGGAGATGTGGCGAGGCTCAGAATTTAGGACGAGAGCCTTTTAATGACTTAAATAGGCATCTATGCGATCGCAAATATTTGTGAAACGGTAATTTGCAGATTTCCGTTTATTCATTGCCAGGAGTGTGCTACTCAATTCATCGAACACCTTAGGAGTCGCATTATTATGTTTTTGGATCAACCGGTTGCAATCACTCAACCTGTTAACCTTGGCAATGCTGCTAAGTTACAAGCTGAATATGCTGATAACGCAGATTTATCTACCGCAAAACTGACAAATACTCAAAATAACTCAACTACAAAACTCGCTCTCAGTAATACTGGTAAAACCTACTTTGTTTCTGGAACTGGGAACGATAACAATAATGGACTAAAGGAAAGTAGTGCATTTCGGACGCTGCAAAAGGCAGCAGACTTGGTAAAAGCAGGCGATACAGTTTACATCATGAATGGGACTTATACGCAAGCTAACCCTAACCAAGAAATTATGGTACTTAATAAAAAACAAGGTACGCCGAATGCACGCATTACCTTCAAAGCCTATCCTGGACACAGCCCTTTCATCAAATCGCGCAATTGGACTGCTATTAAATTGCTTGGGTCTTCTTACATCACCATTGAGGGTCTGACCTTAGAGGGCAACAACGACAATATTACATTGCAGTATGCACAACAGCAAAAATACAATTACAACAATCCCCAGACAGCAGGTAATGGAATTGAAATCCGTGACTTTTCCCACCATGTGATCATTCGGAACAACAGAGTCTCTAAGTTTGGTGGGACAGGAATTAGTTCTATCAAAGCAGACTATCTCACATACGAGAATAATGTGGTTTTTCAGAATTGTTGGTATAGTCCTTGGGGCGCAAATCCTATGGGGATGATGTACAACTGGAATTCTGACAACAATACCAGCCAATATAAAATGATTATCCAAGGTAATACGCTTTACGACAATAAAAGCTTAATTCCTTGGAAAGATGCAGGAAAAGTCACTGAAGGGCATGGAATTATCATAGATGATTCACTAAACACTCAACAGAATTCACTGCATCAACGTTATCAAGGCAAAACTCTGGTTGCAAATAACGTTGTTTATAAAAACGGTGCTGCTGGTATCCATGTATATAGTAGTGCCTATGTTGATGTGGTCAACAATACAACCTATCAAAATGGGCAATATCCTGATACTCAACAGTATGGAGAAATTTCTGTAATTGAGTCTGATCAAGTGAAAGTTTTCAACAACATTATGTATGCTCGCAAGGACGGAGAAGTAAACAACGTCGCGAAATCTAAGAATTTCCAATACGCCTATAACCTTGTTTACAATTCCTCCAAATTTAACGGTTCACTAACACAAAATATTATGGGAAAAGACCCATTATTTAGCGATCCGTCCAAGGCTAATTTCACCCTCAGATCTGGTAGTTCGGCGATTGATACTGGAACCAAGACTTTCAGTGGAGTCAATGCACCGACTATTGATAAGCAAGGCTTCAGCCGTCCGCAAGATGGAGATGGTAGAGGTGGTGCGATTATAGATATAGGTGCATTAGAAGTCTCTGCCAAAGCTGCTTTCGCCAGGTAAATCATACCATTTTGAAAAAATCAAGGGACAGATGATCAGGAGCATGGCAGCATTAAGATAATTCGATATTCCCAAAGATTTTGGTTGCTGTGCCCTAACAGAGAATTCAATACTTGTCGGTTAAGGGGAAAAGGGGAAGGGAAAATGGTAAGACAAAACATTGAACTCTTACCCTTTCTCCTGCGGAGACGCTACGCGTAGCTTGCTTAAGCGCAGGGGTACACCTTTTACCTAAACCAAATTAAGACAGATAAATTCTTTGTAAGGGCACGGCATCCACAATTCTTTGGCATATCAAATATCTTACTGGTGCCGTGCCCCTACTCATCTGTCGCGTTTTTTTTCAAAATGGTATAACGCACCCTACAATTCTAAATAAATAAAATAGGATTGCTATATTTGCTATTTATGATGTAGAGGTAAGGCAATTTGAACTGTTGTTTCCTGTTGATAAATACTGGTAATTGAGAAATTACCACCACAAATTGCGACGATTTTTTTTACTAATTTTAAGCCCATGCCTATGCCTTGCTGTTCATAGGTTTTGCGTTCAAATTGCATGAAAGCACCGATTTTGGAAATCTGTTCTGCTGTCATCCCTCTGCCTAAATCATGGATGTAGAGATTCAGCATTTCTTTATCTACCTGAGTGCTAATTTTGATGGCTGTAGCAGTTTGAGAGAATTTGAGGGCATTATCGACTAATTCATGGAGGATAATTTCTAAATATTGCTTTGAGATAGATACCTCGGCTTCCTCAATTGCAAATATTAAATCGTCACTGCGATGAAAACTTTGGGCATGAGATTGCAAAGCGGTAGCGATCGCATTTTGGGAAAAGTAGCTTGATTGCGGTTCGATGTTTTGCGGCTGCTGTGCTAATAACTCTAGTTCTAAATAAATTAGGAATTGTTTGGTTAATTTTTCTAAGTTTCGGGCGGATTTATCTGCCAAGCTTAAAAATTCGCGGATTTCGGCAAGATTCATATTCTCAATATCATCCATCAGCAAGCTGACGATGCCAACAATGCCATTAAGTGGTGTATTCAGTTCGTGGGGTAAAGCTGTGGCTAAGTTACCGCGCAGTTCATCAAGAGTACTTTCTAAGACTTTGATGGTATTGGCTTGAATATGAGATAAACTCTGGATTTTATCGTACTGTTGCTTAATTCTCAGCATTGCATGAACGCGGGCGCGCAGTTCCACCGCGTTGACAGGTTTGCTAATAAAGTCTTCGGCACCAGCTTGTAAGCAACGCGCTAAGTCTTCTTTACCTGTGAGAGCAGTCACCATAATAATGGGGACTGGTTGCCACTGAGGCATGGCTTTAATTTGTTTACAGACTGTTATACCATCTGTTCCCGGCATCATGACATCAAGCAAAATTAGATCTGGCTGAAATAGGTTGAGAGATGCGATCGCTTCTTGCCCACTAGGTGCATAATGCAGTATGTAATCTTGCTGACTTAAGAATGCTTCAATCACATCAAAGTTATCGGGTTCATCGTCAATGACTAAAATCGATGCCATAAAGGGAACAGGGTAAAAAATGTTTAATTATTTAGGTACTTAATAGCTGTTGAATAGTAGTAGCCAATTGCTTGAGTTTAACAGGTTTACTTAAGTAGTCATTGGCTCCGGCAGCAATGCAGCGATCGCGATCGCCATTCATCGCTAATGCGGTGAGTGCCACAATGGGAGTATTAACTAAGTTGGGATCGAGACGAATGAGTTTGATGGCTTCTAAACCATCCATCAAGGGCATTTGAATATCCATCAAAATTAAATTAGGGTACTGAGTTGTAGCTAACTCAATCGCTTCTTTACCATTATTTGCTAACAAAATGCGATAGCCTTTAGCTTTGAGGTAGCTAGAAACTGTACTGATATTGGCTTCGTTATCTTCCGCTAGCAAAATTAGCGGCCCAGCATGGTCAAGGTTTGAAGAAACAAATTCTGGAGTAACATCAGGTTGAGTATCTTCTACAACGGGAAAAACTGGGGTATAGGGTAACTCGATGGTAAAACAACTACCTACGCCTAATTCGCTACTTAGCCCCACTCTACCACCGTGTAGTTCTACAATGCGTTTCACTAATGCTAGTCCCAAGCCTGTACCCGCGTATTGACG contains the following coding sequences:
- a CDS encoding phosphoribosyltransferase, which produces MSTKFRNRLEAGQMLGKQLTAYTGCPNLLVLGLPRGGVPVAYEVAKALSAPLDICLVRKLGVPGHKELAMGAITSGSIRVLNYDVVNSLAISTETIEQVTADEFQELQRRDRAYRGDRPPVNVKNCTVIVVDDGIATGSTMRAAITILQRQQPKRMIVAVPVAPPETCEQLQRIVDEVVCLKMPEQMCAVGLWYENFLQTTDEEVRYLLAKHSSASNYSVSL
- a CDS encoding hybrid sensor histidine kinase/response regulator — its product is MASILVIDDEPDNFDVIEAFLSQQDYILHYAPSGQEAIASLNLFQPDLILLDVMMPGTDGITVCKQIKAMPQWQPVPIIMVTALTGKEDLARCLQAGAEDFISKPVNAVELRARVHAMLRIKQQYDKIQSLSHIQANTIKVLESTLDELRGNLATALPHELNTPLNGIVGIVSLLMDDIENMNLAEIREFLSLADKSARNLEKLTKQFLIYLELELLAQQPQNIEPQSSYFSQNAIATALQSHAQSFHRSDDLIFAIEEAEVSISKQYLEIILHELVDNALKFSQTATAIKISTQVDKEMLNLYIHDLGRGMTAEQISKIGAFMQFERKTYEQQGIGMGLKLVKKIVAICGGNFSITSIYQQETTVQIALPLHHK
- a CDS encoding right-handed parallel beta-helix repeat-containing protein gives rise to the protein MFLDQPVAITQPVNLGNAAKLQAEYADNADLSTAKLTNTQNNSTTKLALSNTGKTYFVSGTGNDNNNGLKESSAFRTLQKAADLVKAGDTVYIMNGTYTQANPNQEIMVLNKKQGTPNARITFKAYPGHSPFIKSRNWTAIKLLGSSYITIEGLTLEGNNDNITLQYAQQQKYNYNNPQTAGNGIEIRDFSHHVIIRNNRVSKFGGTGISSIKADYLTYENNVVFQNCWYSPWGANPMGMMYNWNSDNNTSQYKMIIQGNTLYDNKSLIPWKDAGKVTEGHGIIIDDSLNTQQNSLHQRYQGKTLVANNVVYKNGAAGIHVYSSAYVDVVNNTTYQNGQYPDTQQYGEISVIESDQVKVFNNIMYARKDGEVNNVAKSKNFQYAYNLVYNSSKFNGSLTQNIMGKDPLFSDPSKANFTLRSGSSAIDTGTKTFSGVNAPTIDKQGFSRPQDGDGRGGAIIDIGALEVSAKAAFAR